The DNA region TTCGTCCGAGGTTTCTTCCAACAGGAGCTGATGGGCAATCTGTATGACTTCACTTGCGTTTTCGTATGAGATTCGCTGGTGTGCCATGTGCAGGGGTACCCACTCACATTCCGTGATCCCTTCTCTTGTCTCCGGCACCGGCTCACCCGTGTCCGAGTACATGAGAAAGAAGGTGGTGTACTTGTGAACCTTTCGCCCCCGTGCCCGAAAGTGCCAGTCGATGGTCACCAGCTCTTCCGACGGCCTCAGGTCGGTGAGTCCCGTCTCCTCCGTCACTTCTCGAACCGCCGCCTGTTCAGGGGTCTCCTCGCCTTCCACATGCCCCTTCGGAAGTCCCCATTTCTTGTATGGGTCAAGGATGATCAGGACGTGCCGAACCCCTTCGATCATCCTTATCACAACGCCACCCGCGCTGGTTTCGATGGTCGTGGGTTGCGGCTGTGCGCCACGCTCACGTGCGGATTCGGGTCGGGCCATGGGAGGGAGCGGAGGTAGTTATAGGGAGCCTGTGCGAGTGCCTGCAGCTATTCGTCCGGCACATCCTCACTCTCAAGCGTGAATTCCACTTCTTCGAATCGCCCGGTCTCGCCGAGTACTTCGTACGTGATTCGGATTCGCTTCACGGCAGACCGCTGATCAGTCAGAGCGACTTCAAAGTCGACCGCCTGGTCGGACGAGAGAACGCGCGTGCGAATCCTGTCTCCGCGTGCCGCTTCCGGGCCCGTGGCCGGATTTCGGAACAACGTCTTTGTCGACTGTCTACCCGACTCCAGCTGGCGTGTCACCTTCACACGCTTCAACCAGTCGGGCTGATAGCTGATGCCATACTCGAAGCCACGCTGGTCGGCCCCGGTCCCCTCTCGGTTGTGTCTTGCCACGCCTGTCCCCTTCGAGCAGTGTCTTCATCACCTCGCGAACACTCCGCACAGGAATCGAGAAAAACCTGTGTCTTTGAATGTTTTTATCAGGTATCACAATGTCAAGAATTTTCACCTCACGGGTGGCATAAAAGCTTTTAACACTTAGACAAATCGGAGTCACGCCTGACGCGTTTTCCGTAATTACAGGTCGATTGGGACCAAGACAAAACAGGCTACAAAAACGAGAATTAGCACCCAGGCCAGGCCCGAGCGGACCCGACCCAGTCCTGGCTCGGGCTGCAGAACGGGTGGATGAACCACTTTTCCGCGGTGGAGGAAAAAGACCAGCACCGCCCATGCCCACCATCCCCACCATCCCGTGCCCAGCACGACTAGGATGCCCAGGAAAAGACGAGCCAGTCGCCCGTGTTTCGCCGGCGTCAACGCATACAACACGTGGCCGCCATCGAGTTGACCCAAAGGGAGAAGGTTCAGCGCAGTGACGAACAACCCGAGCCAGCCAGCGAGGGCGAGGGGATGCAAGAGGATCGCGGCCTCACCAACCGGGCCCGGACCAAACCAAGTAGTGAGCACATGCGTCAAGCCTCCGTTACCGAGCCATATGGGCTGTCCGGTAAAACGGACGACGAAGGGACTGGCGATCGAAGCCGGGACAGGCACAGTCCGCGACAGGCCCAACCCTGCGATGAACAAGGGCACCGACACAATGAATGAGGCAAACGGGCCCGACGCACCAATATCGAACAGGATCGATCTTCGAACGCTTGGCCCCCGGAGACGGATAAAAGCTCCGAGACTCCCGATGACCGATAGATACGGCGGGCACGGGATGAAGTACGGGAGGGTCGCCCGAACACCGTGGTATCGAGCGGCGCACCAGTGTCCCATTTCGTGAGCCAGAAGAACCGTGAGGAAAGGGATCGCGAACGCGGCGCCTCTCCAAAGGCGAGAGAGATCAAGACCAGTCGGATAGGGGAGCTGAAACGATCCCAGTTCGAACAAGTGCGTCCGGAAGGGATCGGCACCCGTCATCATAGCCCCGGACCCGAGAGTGGTGATCAGCGTCACGAACAAGAGCAACGCATGAACCCACGGAAATTTCCACGGCTCATTCTTCAACTGATAGACCAGCACGACCTCTGTACCGCCCGCCGTCTTCGAGATATACGCTCGAGCTGGCCACTGTCGTAAGACCTGGGCGACCTCAGGAGAATCGGAGCCAAATCCAGGCTTCAGGCGACCCTCCAGCACGGTGTCGTGCGGGAGCGAAAGCACCCGGTAGTCTTCCAGAAGCGACAGCCAAACCTCGGGATCAGCCTTGACCCCCTTTTCAGCCGCCATTAATCGTTCCTAGCAACGAATTCGTTCATTCTAACGAAGCCCCCCGACCGCGCGATCCCGTCAGCTCGTCCGAGCGACACGTGCGGGAGCCCCTCGTGGACATCGCTGAACTCAAGAGTAAGAACGTCGGAGAGCTGCACGATCTGGCTGAGGAGTTGAACCTCAGCTCGTTCACAGGCCTCCGCAAGCAGGATCTTCTATTGAAGATCGAGCAAGCCATGCTCGATCGCGGAGAGAGGCTCACGGCCGAGGGCGTCCTCCAGCTGTTGCCGGAAGGGTATGGGTTCCTGCGCTCGCAGGCGTGGAACTATATCAACAGCCCGGACGACATCTACGTCAGTCCCTCCCAGATGAAGCGGTTCAATCTGAGAACGGGCGATACGCTGATCGGCGAGGTGCGGCCGCCGAAAAAGGGCGAGCGCTACATCGCCCTGCTTCAGGTCGACTCCATCAACGGTCTCGACCCCGAAAAGACCAGCGACCGTGGGGAGTTCGACAGCCTCAGGCCGATGTACCCGGAGAAGCGACTGAATCTCGAAGTACCCGGTTCCGAAGGGTCGATCCCGATGCGAATGGTCGACCTGATCGCACCCATTGGGGAAGGCCAGCGCGGCCTGATCGTCTCGCCGCCGAAAGCCGGAAAGACAACGATCCTTCGACAGATGGCCAACGCCATCGCTACGAACTCTCCGGACGTCCACCTGATCGTCCTGCTCATCGACGAGCGGCCGGAAGAGGTGACGGAGATGAAAGAGAGCGTGAACGGTGAAGTGATCGCGTCCACCTTCGACGAACCTGCGCAGAGGCACGTACAGGTCGCAGACATGGTCCTCGAAAAGGCCAAGCGACTGGTTGAGCACGGCAAGGATGTAGTGATCCTGCTCGATTCGATCACGCGACTGGCGCGAGCTTACAATTCGATCATCAAGCACTCGGGTCGAATCATGTCCGGCGGCGTCGACGCCAAGGCCATGCAGCGCCCCAAGAAATTCTTCGGCGCTGCGAGGAATATCCAAGACGGGGGGTCACTGACGATCGTTGCGACCGCGCTGATCGACACCGGAAGTCGAATGGACGAGGTGATCTTCGAGGAGTTCAAGGGCACCGGAAACATGGAGCTCGTCCTCGACCGGGAGATATCCGACCGGAGGATCTGGCCAGCGATCAACCTCAACCGTTCGAGCACGCGAAAGGAAGAACTTCTCTTGAGTGACGTTGAGCTCAACCGCGTCTTCCTGCTTCGGAACTTCCTCGCCCACATGGATCCAGTCGAAGCGATGGAGTTCCTGATCGAGCGGATGCAGCTGTCGGAAACGAACGCCGAGTTCCTCGACGACATGACGCGAGGCGTCTAGTCGTCGATTACTCCTTCGTAGCGCGGATTCAAGACCAGATCATCTCCATCGAAGACCTTTCGGTCCCACGGAAGGATGACATTCGCATCCATGGTCAGAGCTGAGTAATCAGGCTGATAACCCGTCGTGCGCACAAACGACGTTGCCGTGCGCACCTCTTCCGGATGGACATCACGCGCGGCTGCCTGGGCCAGCCTAAGGGTATCTCCCGAAGTCGTGATTTCTTCCCAATAAGGAAGCGTCGCCCGCCAGCCTCACGCGGAGCCGCACTCATGATCTCCGGTCGCTCACGAACAATTCCATCGCCGTCTCGGCGGAAAATTCTTAGAAGTAGAAGTCGACGCGCAAAATCGACACAACTACTGCCGCCGGAATCACGCCGGCGCGAGCGATCCCCACGATGATCTCTGGGTCTTAGTCTCGAGGGACTTTCAGCGCGAGAGCCCAGCACAATTCGCTGAACATCGCCCACTCGACCTCGATGCGTTCGTTCGCCGTCACTTCGGCCTAGCCGAAAGCACGTGGATAATCCATGACTCAACCCACCAAGGGATTCCAGCCGGGATACTATGCGGCGCGTTGACGCTCCGTGCATACGTCGCAACTCTTTGAGCCATGCCCGACGACGTAACGAAACAGGCCGACCAGATCCTCCAGGCAGCCCTCGAGGCGACGGGAGCCCGCGATCCCCGCGAATTCTATCGCGACCGGCTCCAGGAGCTCAAGCAAGCGAACCCCGACGGCTACAGGGAGGCAGTCGCCTACTATCGGGAGAGGCTCCTTCCCAGCATCGCCAAGGGCACCGCTCCAGCCTTGGAAGCGTGGACCGAGTACGGTCGGCGACTGGCCGAGGCCGTGACGCCGGGACGGACCGTATCGGTAGACGACACGGGCCTCGCTCACGAATACGAAGATCCCGACCTGGACCGGCTCCACCTGCATATCCCTTCAGGCAAGGGCCGAGCCCTTCTCGTCGGACTCCCACCCAACCTCTCCGCCGCCCAGCGAGCGACGTATGACGTGCTCGTTGCCGGAAAGCAGAAATTTAAGAAGTAGGTCGTTCCAGCGGGGTCAATCCTCGACCATATAAGCGATGCCCCACGCCCCGACTCCGAGGTGCGTGGCGATGACGGGCGTCGCCGGGGCAGAAAGAATCTCCACCCTATCACCGTATTCGGACCGAATCCGGTCCGACATTTCGGCCACGATCTCCGGCATCCCGACGTGAACCACCCCGAACCGCACCTTCTCTGTGCCAGTAGGGATCTTCGTTCGGAGTACGCGTAGCATTTCACCACGCGCACGCCGAACTCCGAAGGCCTTCCCGAACGGGACGACTCGTCCCTCAGCCGACATGCCCATTATCGGCTTCACTCCCAGAAAACGTCCGACGAAGGCCTTACCTCGACCAACCCGACCAGATGCGATCAGGCGCTCGAACGAACGAACCGTGAAGAGAATTCCCGAGTGGGTCCGGATGCGCCCTAGCTCCTCAACGATCTCGTCGAGAGAACGACCCGCCTCCGCCAGTTCCGAGGCCTTCAACACTAGGAGGCCGAGCAGGAGCGAGGCCCCCAGTGAGTCCACGACTCGGAGTGGCACTGCGTCGAAGCGTTCGGCAGCCGCCTCAGCCGAAGTCACGGTACCCGACAGTGTCGAGGAGAGGAAGACGCCAACCACGGCCTCCCCTTCCTCTGCGGCACGGGCCAAGCCTTCGAGAATTGCAGCCGGGGTCGGTTGGCTCGTGGTAGGTAGCGATTCGGCGGACCCGAGGCGGTCATGGAACTCGGTCGCTGAGATGTCGACTCCATCCCGATAGGTCGTATTCCCATCGACGAGGGACATAGGCACGACATTGATACCGTGTGCCCGCACGATCTCCTCGGAAAGGTCACACGCAGAGTCTGTGACCACGGCAACTGGACGGCGAGCGAGTTGTATGTGCCCTGCTCCTGCCCCGATCGCGTCGTGCTGGGCCTTCATATCTTCAGCTTTGTGGGTGACCAACGACCCGACCGTACGGAGGTAGTCGAAGACATCTTCCGGCTCATCCGTATGGATGTGCACCTTCAGAATGTCTTCCGATCGAATCACGATAAGTGAATCACCGAAGTCGCGGAGGATCTCCCGCGCGGCCTTCTGGTCAGGAAGGGCATCGCCACGGACGAGCGCCTCCGTGCAGAACTGATACTGCTCCTCCGCGCTCGGATAATCGACCAGCCCCGCAGCCGCTGCCAACCCTCCGTCCTGCTCTGCATCCGCCGCCCCGGATCCCACCGCAATCGTCACTCCTTCGACGAAAAACAGCACGCCCTCGAGCATGCTGACGAATCCCTTCGCGCCCGCATCCACCACGCCAGCCTTCTTGAGAACCGCGAGTTGATCCGGTGTTCGAGCGAGAGAGTCTCGCGCCTGCTCCACGACATGGCTGACGAGCGGTACGAAGTCGGACTCGGCGTGACCGGACGCCGCAGCTGCATCGCGCATTACGGTGAGAATCGTCCCCTCGACCGGATCCTCAATGGAATCGTAAAGCTTTTCGAATCCAGTCGTCATCGCACTAGCGAACCCAACCGAGTCCACTCGATCCTGGCCTTCGAGACTTTCCGCAAAGCCGAGGAGAAAATGCGAGAGCATCATGCCACAATTCCCACGTGCGCCGAGCACCGCGCCCTGTGCCGCTTCGTGCGCAACGATACCCACGGACCGATCCCTGACAGTGCGCAGGTGGTCGGCCACGGCCCTCACAGTGAGCGCCAGATTAGTGCCTGTGTCTCCGTCTGGAACGGGGAACACGTTGATGCGATTCAGCTCAGCGCGCTGGCGCTGCGCGTGGTCGCACGCGGCGAAAAGAGACCGCCTCAACCGTGGCCCATCAAGGTACCGTATCTGCATCGCGGTAATCTACCAAACCCCGCGGGCCGAGGCACCTGAGAGTCCTATGTTACACCCGCCCCGCGAGCTTATACTTGTGGCCTGTCGCCGCGCAGGACTTGTATTGAGCCTCCCCTAAATGCACCGCTGAACGCCTTGTCGCCTGACGCACTCTTCGGAAACTGGATGGTCGCGGTCGAGAGCCGCCGCCTTCGTCGGTGCGTCGGATCTCGACGACGCCTCGGCGAGCCAAATGACGAAAGCGTGGCGACTGGTCCAAAAGACGGCTGACATATCGCTGGCGCAGCTTACCTCAGACATCGCGGCGGAGTCCCATATTTCCGTCGTGGATCTCGACCAGACGGATCTGCAATCTGCGGTTCTGATCCCTGCAGAGGTCGCCCACAGGCGGAACGTGCTTCCAATATCCTGCACAGAGAAGAACGTCTCGCTCGCGACGGCCAACCCGCTGGGCCAAGAGACCAAGAAACAGTTCGTCTGATTCAGGGCGTATAGTGACTCTCAGTCCATCCACCGGAAAGCGTTCGTCTCTCATGCCAATACGTCTCGTTTTTCTCTGCCTTCTGTTCGTCTTTTTTGGAGGCCTGCCGGCAATCGGCACGGCCCAGGAGTCATCTGACCCACTCTTGGGGGCGAGTGCATCCGGTCAGGTCGCTACGGCGCACCCGATCCAGGTCGCCCCGGATATCGACGGGATGCTCGACGAAGCGTTTTGGGACTCCATCCCGGTCATAAGCGGCTTTCTTCAGCGCGATCCGGTTGATGGAGCCGCCGCCTCGGAGCGAACCGAGGTGCGCATCGCCTACACACCTACCGCGCTGTACTTCGGCATGACGATGTACGACTCCGAGCCCGACCTCGTTCTGGGCAACATTCTCCAGCGCGGTGGATGGATCGACAAGGACGACAACGTCCGGATTGCGATCGATACGTACCACGACGGCCGCAATGCCTACCTCTTTGAAATTGGGGCGCTAGGTGCCCAGGACGACGCCCTCATATCCGACGAAGGCGGCCAGGACTGGAACTGGGATGGGATCTACACGACCGAAGCGAGGATCACCGACGAGGGATGGGTTCTGGAGGCCGAGATCCCTTTCACGACACTGAGGTTCGACGACCCGACTTCGCCCGAGATGGGTATCGCGATGTTTCGGTCGATCCGACGGAAAAATGAGTCCGTGTACTGGCCTCACATCGGCCAGGAGTACCGGGCGGGAATCTCGCAGGTCTCCCGCTACGCCACCCTCACGGGCTTCGAGAATCTCGAGAAGGGTCGGCAGATTCAGGTAAAGCCATTCGGCATCGCGGGAGCGACCAACACCTCGGCAGACGGCACCGACACCGAGGTCGATGCCGGCCTAGACGTGAAAGCGTCGATCACATCGAATTTCACGCTCGACCTGACCTACAACACAGACTTCGCTCAGGTCGAGGTGGACAATGTTCAGATCAATCTGACCCGATTCAACCTGTTCTTTCCCGAGAAGCGAGAGTTCTTCCTGGAGCGGGCAGGGCTATTCCAGTTCGGCGCACCGAAGGAGTCTGAGGTCTTCTTCTCAAGGCAAGTCGGGCTCGACGCCGACATCGTTGGAGGGGGTCGCCTGACAGGCCAGGCAGGCCCCATCTCGATCGGAGCCATGAGCCTGCGGACCGACGACGCTCTCCCGAACGGAAACACCGATCCAAACGACCCGACCGCTGTACCCGCCGCATGGAACTCAGTCGCCCGGCTCCGTGGTGATCTGATGGGGCGAACGACGCTTGGCGGCATCGTAACGAGCAAGGAGACGACGTCCGGTCACAACCGCGTAATCGGTGCCGATATCGAGTCTCGATTTTGGACGAGCAGTTCGTTTTTGCTGTGGGGCGCGAACGTCTCTGACACCAAACACATGGAGGGTGACGGCGAATCCTACGCCGCTCAGGCCGAGCTCATTCTGCAGAACGATCTGTACATCGCAGAGATCACCCGTACAGTGACCGGCGAGGCGTTCAACCCAGCTCTTGGATTCGTGCGCCGACCGGATCAGAAACGATGGGGCGGGCAGCTCGGCTATCGGCCTCGCTTCGAGCAGAGCGAGTGGGCCCGCCAACTCTCTCTGACGGCGGGAGCGAATCACATCACGGGTATCGACGGCGCTAAACAATCTCACCTCGGCCAGTTCGTGACCAACCTTTCGTTGCAGTCCGGCGACAACACCAGCGCCACGGCCCGAGAGCGCTTCGAGAGACTGACCGAGCCGGCCTTTATCAACGGACGTGAGATTCCGGTGGGCGACTACACCTTCCGGACGGTGTCGGCCAACTTTCGTCCGAATCGCGCCCGATCGCTCGGAGTCCGCTTCAGCGGCTCCTACGGCGGCTTCTGGTCCGGGACGCGCGCCGAGATCGGGGGCGGTCTCGTCTGGATCGCAAACAAGCATCTGACTGTGGATACGAACGCGAGCTGGAACAACGTCTCCCTTCCGGTGCCCGACGGTGACTTCTCGACCACGCTCGTCAGCACCCGCCTCGAGGCTGCACTCAATCGACGGCTCTTCGCGTATGCGCTGGTCCAGTGGGACGACGTGTCCAACACACTTCAGTCGAACATCCGGATCGACTGGATTCACACACCGGGAAGCGACCTGTTTCTGGTCTTCGACACCGGGTATATCACCGGCACGCTCGACGATCCACGGGACACGCGTTGGAATCGACGGACCGGGGTGGTGAAGCTGACGTACCTGAAGGCGTTCTAGGGGGACAGACTACGCAGCCGGGGCGACGATAGCTCGAGGCTACGACAGCCCTTCGAAGACCCCCGTGGCGTGGTTCTTCTTTACACCATCCCACGCGAAGACTCGGCCGTTCATGGTGATGTATACACCGGGTGGGAGCACCTGAACGACGGCGAGTGCACCGCCCAGATTGAAGAGGCCATCTGAGCTTCCAAACGCGATAGGAATCATCGCGCCAGTCAGGACCACCGTTTTGTTCGGCACAACCTCTACGAGTGCTCGGGCCGTGTCGACCATGGTGTCGGTCCCGTGCGTGATGACGATATGTGGCTCAGGAGCGTCACGGCAATTGCTCGCGATCAGCGCACGATCCGCATCACTCATGTCGAGCGAGTCCACCATCATGAGCGTCCGAACCCGAACGTCGAGCTTCGAGCGCCCCATCTCGAGCATCTGAGGAAGATGGGTGTCGCGAAACTGTAGAGAGCCATGAATCTCGTCGTACTCTTTGTCGAACGTTCCACCCGTCACGAACAAACGAATGGCTTCGCTCATCGGAGGATCGGCGCTAAAATCGCCCGGCAGCTCGCTCTTTTCCCGGCAAGATTTCCAAACATGTGGTCCACCAACCCGTAAGAATCGTCTCGACGAATTCCTCCGGAAGCTCTTCGTCTCGCATCTCCTTGGCCAGTGCCAGATGGTCATACGCGACGGAGACGAACTCGACGTCCATGTCGCGCGCCTCGGCCTGCAGGATCGCGTACCAAACGGCCGGGCTCCCATCGTTCGCCGGCCGGCCCAGGGCACCGACGTTTACGAAAGTGCGTTGCTCGCCCCAGCTCCGATTCCAGCGCAGACCCGTATGCGTACCCACGACGACATCGGCGGAGTAATCGGTCGCCAGCTTGTCGAGAAAGTGCGTGGGCGTGGTCGACTCCCACAGGAACTCATTTGTCTGCCTGGGGCTCCCGTGGCAGGCCAGGACGTCGAGATCGCCCAGTCGAAATCGGATCTCATAGGGAAGGTTGGACATCCAGACGCGATTTTCAGGTGACGTATTGTCGAACGTGTACCGGTACGAGATCCTCGCGAAGTGATTGTCTCGCGGGTCGGTATACCCGCACTGACAGTCATCGAGGCCTCTCGCGATTGAATCGTCGTAGTTGCCCTTCACCACCTCGATGTCGTGTTCGCGCAGCAGCGGGAAGACCCGATCAGGATGTGGACCAAACGCGCCCAGATCACCCAGGCACATCATTCCGTCGACGTCACGGCCGAGCGCGTCTTCGATGGCAGCCGAGAGTGCCAGATGGTTCGAGTACACACCGCCGAAGAGCGCTATGCGCCGATAGCTTCTCACGTCTGCTCCATCGCGAAGCCAGGCATGTTCGAGCAGATCGCCCCGTTCACCCAGCACGTATAGCAGGCCTGCTCCGCAAGGCGGGCGGGCACCGCGACCGCTTCGTCGAGCGTATCCGCCAGGCGACCCGATGAGTAGTCGAGGAGAATCGGACAAGCCCAGACTCCGGTCGACGTCACCAGTCGTGCGCTCGAACAGAGCAGTAAATCGGAGGGATATTCCGCCATCATGTCGACGGTTACGGCCTCAGCCTCATCATAGGGGCGATCTCGGCTCGCCTCGGACCCGATCCGCAGCGGTGGCAGAACCTTCAAGCGCGGCCGGTCATACCCGACGTCAGCGAGTACCTGGTGGAAGTCCTGGAGCATGGGGTCAGTTTCATGATCAGGCCACGACTGCATCGTAGTGATAATTGGAAGGAAGCCCGCGGCCGCGAGCCTCCCGACGGCTGCCACGGCGCGCTCGAAAGACCCAGGGCCTCGGATCGCGTCGTTCATATCTGCAGTGACGCCATCGATACTCACTCTGAGTTCAAGCGTGTAGCGTGAGGCTCGAGAGAGTTCTGCCAGGCGATCGACGACTCTTTGCGGCAGCAACGTCGCATTGGTCAGGACGGTGGCAGGGCCAATCTGTAGCGTGTCCTCGAGAATCCCCAGCATGTCGCGGTTCATGAACGGCTCCCCACCGGTGAAGTAGTACTCCTTCACCCCCAAGCGCACCGACTCAGCGAGCGACGCAGCGACCTGGTCACGGGACATGAACCAGAACGAGTGGTTCTCGGGGGAGCACGAAATGAAGCAGTGCTGACAGCGGAGGTTGCACACCGTCCCGGACACCTGGAACCAGAGTTGGTCGAGCGCCCGCAGTTCGACTTCCGGTACGATATCGGTACCGTTTCGAGCTGCGGGTCCAGCAGGCAAAACCGCGATCGCATGATCTCCCGGTCTGACCGTCGGTAATGCCTTCGTCATAACACCCCCGTTCGTTGACGGCATCGTACGCAC from Longimicrobiales bacterium includes:
- a CDS encoding radical SAM protein, encoding MTKALPTVRPGDHAIAVLPAGPAARNGTDIVPEVELRALDQLWFQVSGTVCNLRCQHCFISCSPENHSFWFMSRDQVAASLAESVRLGVKEYYFTGGEPFMNRDMLGILEDTLQIGPATVLTNATLLPQRVVDRLAELSRASRYTLELRVSIDGVTADMNDAIRGPGSFERAVAAVGRLAAAGFLPIITTMQSWPDHETDPMLQDFHQVLADVGYDRPRLKVLPPLRIGSEASRDRPYDEAEAVTVDMMAEYPSDLLLCSSARLVTSTGVWACPILLDYSSGRLADTLDEAVAVPARLAEQACYTCWVNGAICSNMPGFAMEQT
- a CDS encoding NUDIX domain-containing protein, yielding MARPESARERGAQPQPTTIETSAGGVVIRMIEGVRHVLIILDPYKKWGLPKGHVEGEETPEQAAVREVTEETGLTDLRPSEELVTIDWHFRARGRKVHKYTTFFLMYSDTGEPVPETREGITECEWVPLHMAHQRISYENASEVIQIAHQLLLEETSDETAD
- a CDS encoding site-2 protease family protein, with translation MAAEKGVKADPEVWLSLLEDYRVLSLPHDTVLEGRLKPGFGSDSPEVAQVLRQWPARAYISKTAGGTEVVLVYQLKNEPWKFPWVHALLLFVTLITTLGSGAMMTGADPFRTHLFELGSFQLPYPTGLDLSRLWRGAAFAIPFLTVLLAHEMGHWCAARYHGVRATLPYFIPCPPYLSVIGSLGAFIRLRGPSVRRSILFDIGASGPFASFIVSVPLFIAGLGLSRTVPVPASIASPFVVRFTGQPIWLGNGGLTHVLTTWFGPGPVGEAAILLHPLALAGWLGLFVTALNLLPLGQLDGGHVLYALTPAKHGRLARLFLGILVVLGTGWWGWWAWAVLVFFLHRGKVVHPPVLQPEPGLGRVRSGLAWVLILVFVACFVLVPIDL
- a CDS encoding DUF5916 domain-containing protein, which produces MPIRLVFLCLLFVFFGGLPAIGTAQESSDPLLGASASGQVATAHPIQVAPDIDGMLDEAFWDSIPVISGFLQRDPVDGAAASERTEVRIAYTPTALYFGMTMYDSEPDLVLGNILQRGGWIDKDDNVRIAIDTYHDGRNAYLFEIGALGAQDDALISDEGGQDWNWDGIYTTEARITDEGWVLEAEIPFTTLRFDDPTSPEMGIAMFRSIRRKNESVYWPHIGQEYRAGISQVSRYATLTGFENLEKGRQIQVKPFGIAGATNTSADGTDTEVDAGLDVKASITSNFTLDLTYNTDFAQVEVDNVQINLTRFNLFFPEKREFFLERAGLFQFGAPKESEVFFSRQVGLDADIVGGGRLTGQAGPISIGAMSLRTDDALPNGNTDPNDPTAVPAAWNSVARLRGDLMGRTTLGGIVTSKETTSGHNRVIGADIESRFWTSSSFLLWGANVSDTKHMEGDGESYAAQAELILQNDLYIAEITRTVTGEAFNPALGFVRRPDQKRWGGQLGYRPRFEQSEWARQLSLTAGANHITGIDGAKQSHLGQFVTNLSLQSGDNTSATARERFERLTEPAFINGREIPVGDYTFRTVSANFRPNRARSLGVRFSGSYGGFWSGTRAEIGGGLVWIANKHLTVDTNASWNNVSLPVPDGDFSTTLVSTRLEAALNRRLFAYALVQWDDVSNTLQSNIRIDWIHTPGSDLFLVFDTGYITGTLDDPRDTRWNRRTGVVKLTYLKAF
- a CDS encoding metallophosphoesterase family protein, translated to MRSYRRIALFGGVYSNHLALSAAIEDALGRDVDGMMCLGDLGAFGPHPDRVFPLLREHDIEVVKGNYDDSIARGLDDCQCGYTDPRDNHFARISYRYTFDNTSPENRVWMSNLPYEIRFRLGDLDVLACHGSPRQTNEFLWESTTPTHFLDKLATDYSADVVVGTHTGLRWNRSWGEQRTFVNVGALGRPANDGSPAVWYAILQAEARDMDVEFVSVAYDHLALAKEMRDEELPEEFVETILTGWWTTCLEILPGKERAAGRF
- a CDS encoding asparaginase domain-containing protein; protein product: MSEAIRLFVTGGTFDKEYDEIHGSLQFRDTHLPQMLEMGRSKLDVRVRTLMMVDSLDMSDADRALIASNCRDAPEPHIVITHGTDTMVDTARALVEVVPNKTVVLTGAMIPIAFGSSDGLFNLGGALAVVQVLPPGVYITMNGRVFAWDGVKKNHATGVFEGLS
- the rho gene encoding transcription termination factor Rho; translation: MDIAELKSKNVGELHDLAEELNLSSFTGLRKQDLLLKIEQAMLDRGERLTAEGVLQLLPEGYGFLRSQAWNYINSPDDIYVSPSQMKRFNLRTGDTLIGEVRPPKKGERYIALLQVDSINGLDPEKTSDRGEFDSLRPMYPEKRLNLEVPGSEGSIPMRMVDLIAPIGEGQRGLIVSPPKAGKTTILRQMANAIATNSPDVHLIVLLIDERPEEVTEMKESVNGEVIASTFDEPAQRHVQVADMVLEKAKRLVEHGKDVVILLDSITRLARAYNSIIKHSGRIMSGGVDAKAMQRPKKFFGAARNIQDGGSLTIVATALIDTGSRMDEVIFEEFKGTGNMELVLDREISDRRIWPAINLNRSSTRKEELLLSDVELNRVFLLRNFLAHMDPVEAMEFLIERMQLSETNAEFLDDMTRGV
- a CDS encoding DegV family EDD domain-containing protein; its protein translation is MRRSLFAACDHAQRQRAELNRINVFPVPDGDTGTNLALTVRAVADHLRTVRDRSVGIVAHEAAQGAVLGARGNCGMMLSHFLLGFAESLEGQDRVDSVGFASAMTTGFEKLYDSIEDPVEGTILTVMRDAAAASGHAESDFVPLVSHVVEQARDSLARTPDQLAVLKKAGVVDAGAKGFVSMLEGVLFFVEGVTIAVGSGAADAEQDGGLAAAAGLVDYPSAEEQYQFCTEALVRGDALPDQKAAREILRDFGDSLIVIRSEDILKVHIHTDEPEDVFDYLRTVGSLVTHKAEDMKAQHDAIGAGAGHIQLARRPVAVVTDSACDLSEEIVRAHGINVVPMSLVDGNTTYRDGVDISATEFHDRLGSAESLPTTSQPTPAAILEGLARAAEEGEAVVGVFLSSTLSGTVTSAEAAAERFDAVPLRVVDSLGASLLLGLLVLKASELAEAGRSLDEIVEELGRIRTHSGILFTVRSFERLIASGRVGRGKAFVGRFLGVKPIMGMSAEGRVVPFGKAFGVRRARGEMLRVLRTKIPTGTEKVRFGVVHVGMPEIVAEMSDRIRSEYGDRVEILSAPATPVIATHLGVGAWGIAYMVED